One Acaryochloris sp. CCMEE 5410 DNA window includes the following coding sequences:
- a CDS encoding sigma-70 family RNA polymerase sigma factor: MTAAMISSPFSEGIRLPDYLTQFLHRFPIPDPEQELELIRKAKRGHETSLSWLMIGHVRLVAKLAKQYAWTLDDAQDLIQEGMLGIRHAVRKFDSTKGCKFSTYARGWIRGYIRRFCYKNRPKQLRLPEKKQVHLDWVYRLQNQFPDANLEEIAQKANLKLEYIEDLLYWGRSFQEIPDWHEFTINDESLYIDEDDYDESFDFEIEPETKTNLVLIKAPPPFIPPKYQIPVHLLNQWFRVGMAQFVNAAKDQLEHTRLGFSQSFSRYSSEPEVGQERVNLSTWPASLSFCYENSITPSAYSQNPPQTPSVATESLPTKAINLVKGVITHAQESLLVLRGSCSDGPIDRPGHQPTAADQRCRGLGEPGTIGRGHLGFGPAVTEFIHRPLAAISDCLRGFPSRAGPDPHREHRKEAVFDSNPPPEQTNLPRKNAMYKTIAAFIAAWLGLFISPATAETIKIAPGHGHLIDLTSSGCRVSKAYMGTRGIFDLSLDQPQPQTQKIYLTWKPNTQVKSTNLILDLVGCNRSSMELTINRSDSAPSTAITRIGVPTPIAHTPEQSRVFTGRLGQPPERTRVHQATTAVQPLTLQRRTKVLPKPKTVKRSPVRRMSVSKQTSPSLTAKNNVSDSRITPATLLRGLNIARASGDKTYRYRSEMHWRVNGMIRQMRWGKSPEDAAKRAKISPDQLQTLLNYAQQ, encoded by the coding sequence ATGACTGCCGCTATGATTTCTAGCCCTTTTTCCGAGGGCATCCGTTTACCCGACTATCTAACCCAGTTCTTGCACCGCTTCCCGATTCCTGACCCAGAGCAAGAGCTGGAGCTGATCCGCAAAGCCAAGCGAGGCCATGAGACCTCTTTGTCATGGCTGATGATCGGCCATGTTCGTTTGGTGGCGAAACTCGCCAAACAATACGCATGGACTTTGGATGATGCTCAAGACCTGATCCAAGAGGGGATGCTGGGAATCCGTCATGCCGTGCGGAAATTCGACTCTACAAAAGGCTGCAAGTTCTCCACCTATGCTAGAGGTTGGATTAGGGGATATATCCGCAGATTTTGCTATAAAAACAGACCCAAGCAACTGAGATTGCCCGAAAAAAAACAAGTCCATCTTGATTGGGTTTATAGACTCCAAAACCAGTTTCCTGATGCCAATCTGGAAGAGATTGCTCAAAAAGCCAATCTAAAGCTGGAATATATCGAAGATTTACTCTATTGGGGCCGTTCGTTCCAAGAAATCCCAGACTGGCATGAATTTACGATCAATGATGAATCATTGTATATAGATGAAGACGATTACGATGAGTCCTTTGATTTCGAGATTGAACCTGAGACAAAGACAAATCTCGTCCTAATCAAAGCACCTCCACCTTTCATTCCACCGAAGTATCAAATCCCCGTCCATCTCCTCAATCAGTGGTTCCGGGTTGGCATGGCTCAGTTCGTGAATGCAGCCAAAGACCAGCTGGAACATACTCGACTGGGATTTTCCCAAAGTTTCAGCAGATATTCCTCAGAGCCAGAAGTAGGTCAGGAGCGAGTAAATCTCAGCACTTGGCCTGCTTCTCTTTCCTTCTGCTACGAAAACAGTATTACTCCTTCAGCTTATTCCCAAAATCCTCCCCAAACTCCCTCCGTCGCTACAGAGTCTCTTCCTACCAAAGCTATCAACTTAGTCAAAGGAGTGATTACCCATGCTCAGGAATCTCTTTTGGTTCTTCGTGGGAGTTGCAGTGACGGGCCTATTGATCGACCGGGGCATCAACCTACCGCAGCGGATCAGCGATGCCGTGGATTGGGAGAGCCTGGAACGATTGGGCGAGGACATCTGGGATTCGGCCCAGCAGTAACCGAATTTATCCACAGACCATTAGCAGCAATATCTGATTGCCTTAGAGGATTTCCATCACGGGCGGGTCCAGATCCGCACCGTGAACATCGGAAGGAAGCTGTCTTTGATAGCAATCCCCCTCCCGAACAGACGAACTTGCCAAGGAAAAACGCCATGTATAAAACCATTGCCGCATTTATAGCGGCCTGGTTGGGGCTGTTCATCTCCCCAGCCACAGCGGAAACCATCAAGATAGCGCCCGGTCATGGTCACCTGATTGACCTTACCTCCAGTGGGTGCCGGGTCTCCAAAGCCTATATGGGCACGAGGGGTATCTTTGACTTGAGCTTGGATCAGCCCCAACCCCAAACCCAGAAGATTTACCTGACCTGGAAACCCAATACCCAGGTGAAATCGACCAACTTAATCCTAGATTTAGTGGGCTGCAACCGCTCCTCAATGGAGTTAACGATCAATCGGTCTGACAGTGCCCCCAGTACTGCCATCACTCGGATTGGAGTGCCCACCCCCATTGCTCATACCCCTGAGCAATCGCGAGTCTTCACAGGTCGCCTGGGTCAACCACCTGAGAGGACTCGCGTTCATCAAGCTACGACAGCGGTTCAACCCCTGACCCTTCAACGTAGAACCAAAGTCCTGCCCAAGCCTAAGACCGTCAAACGTTCTCCTGTGCGACGAATGTCCGTGTCCAAGCAGACATCACCCAGTCTCACTGCTAAAAACAACGTGTCCGATAGCCGTATCACTCCAGCGACGCTTTTAAGGGGTCTGAACATCGCTAGAGCGTCAGGAGATAAGACGTATCGCTATCGCTCGGAAATGCATTGGCGCGTCAACGGCATGATTCGCCAGATGCGTTGGGGGAAGTCTCCAGAGGATGCAGCAAAGCGGGCCAAAATCTCTCCTGACCAACTCCAGACCCTACTCAACTACGCCCAGCAATAA